A single Micromonospora sp. CCTCC AA 2012012 DNA region contains:
- a CDS encoding RNA polymerase sigma factor: MWRASPEQWDFDDVYRRQWGPLVRFAYVTTESLAHAEEVVQDVFVQLYRHRDNVERPEAWLRHAVANRVTSWVRRRQVERRHRQQPGAPTQVSPVTLEFVAMLAPLSARQRAALFLRYHEDLSEQEIATVLGCRPGTVKSLINRALARLRERLDQNA, from the coding sequence GTGTGGCGAGCATCACCCGAGCAGTGGGACTTCGACGACGTCTACCGCCGGCAGTGGGGCCCGCTGGTCCGCTTCGCCTACGTGACCACGGAGTCGCTGGCGCACGCCGAGGAGGTCGTACAGGACGTCTTCGTGCAGCTCTACCGGCACCGCGACAACGTGGAGCGTCCCGAGGCGTGGTTACGCCACGCGGTGGCGAACCGGGTGACCTCCTGGGTGCGGCGACGCCAGGTGGAACGCCGGCACCGCCAGCAGCCCGGGGCACCGACCCAGGTGTCCCCGGTGACGCTGGAATTCGTCGCGATGCTGGCGCCGCTGTCCGCGCGACAACGCGCCGCCCTGTTCCTCCGCTACCACGAGGATCTCTCCGAGCAGGAGATCGCCACGGTGCTCGGCTGCCGGCCGGGCACCGTCAAGTCGCTGATCAACCGTGCCCTGGCACGACTGCGCGAAAGGCTGGACCAGAATGCGTGA